The following DNA comes from Winogradskyella sp. PG-2.
GCTGGAGCAACACCAACAGGTACACCAACTGCTACAGGAGTAACTAATCCATATTCTGCAACTGGTTTAACCGCTGTAACAGGGTATGACTTTTATGTTCAAGCAGATTGTGGCACAGAACAAAGTGCATTTGCTGGACCATTCTCAATTGAGACATTATGTGATGTATTTGTACCTGATTACTTAGAAAATTTTACAACGATTATTCCGGATTGCTGGGATGAAGCTGATAGTGGTGATGCGACTTCTGGACCAGGTGATTTTGGTGCTGGTTCTTGGACGGCTGACGGTTTTCTTAATGATGGTTTTTCTGGTTCCTACAAAATAAACTTATTTACTACAGGTAAAAGTGATTGGATAATTTCACCTCTTTTTGATTTAACCGGTGGTCCTTTCCAAGTAGAGTTTGATTTTGCAATTACCAACTGGAATAGTAGCACTGTTGCAGGAACTTTGGGTTCTGATGATTTAGTGCAACTATTAATAACAAATGATGGAGGTGCTACTTGGATTCCTTTAATTACTTACGATAACACCTCAGTTGTACCTATCACTGGATTACACCCAGTAGTTGATTTAACAGCTTATGGCGGACAAACAGTTCAATTCGGAATCTTAGGTTCTGAAGGAACCGTAAATGATCCTGAGGATATTGATGTATTTGTAGACAATTTTCAAGTTAGAAATGTACCTACATGTCCAGAACCAAGTGATATTGCAATCACTAATATAACACCCGATGGAGGTGAGTTATCTTGGACAGAAAATGGAACATCAACTATATGGAATGTAGAAATAGTGCCAACAGGTGATACACCAACAGGTACACCTACTGCAACGAACGTTTCTAATCCATACATCGTAACAGGTCTTGATGCTATAACTGGGTACGACTTTTATGTTCAGAGTGATTGTGGTGGTGATTTAAGTTCTTTTACTGGCCCTTTTAACTTCACAACATTATGTGCGGTATTTATACCTGATTATTTAGAAAACTTCACAACTATTATTCCTGATTGTTGGGATGAAGCTGATAATGGTGATGCTACTACTGGTCCAAGTGATTTTGGTACTGGTTCTTGGGTACCAGATGAGTTTCTTAACACTGGCACTGGAGATGGAGCCTATAAAATAAACCTATTTACAACAGGTAAGAGTGATTGGATTATATCACCTCAGTTTGATTTAACTGGTGGACCCTTTCAGGTAGAGTTTGATTTTGCAATTACTAATTGGAATAGTAGTACAATTGCTGGAACTTTAGGTTCTGATGATTTAGTACAATTATTAATGACAAATGATAACGGAGCAACATGGATTCCACTTTTAACTTATGATAATACTTCTGTAGTGCCAATTTCTGGTATTCATCCTGTTGTTGACTTAACACCATATGCAGGTCAAATTGTACAGTTTGGAATTTTAGGCTCTGAAGGAACTGTAAATGACCCTGAAGATATAGACGTGTTTGTAGATAATTTCCAAGTAAGAAATATCCCTACATGTCCTGAGCCATCCGATTTAACAAGTAATAACCTAAGTTTAACTTCTACCGAGATAGGTTGGACTGAGGCTGGGGCTGCAACATCATGGAATATAGAATATGGACCAGCTGGCTTTGCTCAAGGTACAGGGACTGTTGTAACTGATGTAACAACTAACCCCTACGTTATAACTGGACTAATGTCAGATACAAGCTATGAGTTTTACGTTCAGGCGATTTGTGACCCTTCTAATTTAAGTTCTTGGACTGGTCCTTCAGAATTCTACACTGGTTATTGTGAGTCTGTTCCAACAAGTAATGATGGTCAAGGAGTTGATAACGTTACCATTGGTGTAACTGACTTTCCTAGTTTTGGTGATGAAACATACGAAAATCATACAACTCCTGTTGTGAATGTCTTTCAAGGTATTAATACTAACGTAGCTATAACATTTGTTACTGGATTTACATATGGCACTAATATCTGGATAGATTTTAATGACAACTTAGTGTTTGATGCCGATGAATTAGTATACTCTGGAGTTTCGACCAATGCTAACCCAACAACATTAGACGCATCTTTCCTTATGCCCGCTACTGCACCTATTGGTGAGCATAGAATGCGCATAGGTACTGCAGATTCTGGTCAAGCGACACCAAATCCATGTTACAATGGAACTTGGGGTGTGACTTTAGATTTCACTGTAAATGTTCAAGTTTTAACATGTACATTAGCAGAGGCAGACTATACTGTGAATACAGATTGTGATAACGACCAATTCTTTATAGATGTTAATGTGACTAGTTTAGGTGATGCTACTTCTCTAGAAATCTCTAATGATTTTGATGCTACTACCGTCCAAGCAACTGCAACAGGCACATATCAAGCAGGTCCTTTCCCTTTTGGAAATACAGTAAAAGTATTTGTAACTAATGAACAAGATAATAACTGTGTTATAAGTAGTCCTTTTTATGAAGTATTGGCTTGTCCACCAAGTAATGATGAATGTGATGCAGCAATTGTTGCTGTTGTAAATGATGGTGAGACATGTGATTTAGTAACTCCTGGTACTATTTTAGCTGCAACAGTTTCTAGTCAAGATCCTGGTAGTTGTACAGGTACGATAAATGATGATGTTTGGTTTGAATTTACTGCCTTAAGTGAAGTACAAATTCTCTCAATAATAAACATTGCAGGTGGTACAACTAATATAGATCATGCTGTTTATGAAGGTACTTGTGGTGCTTTAACGGAATTATATTGTTCAAATAACACATCTAGTGTAACACCGGCGTTAATTATAGGAAACACCTATTACATTCGTATTTTTAGTGGAGGTGCACAATCTGAGACTTCTACGTTTGACTTATGTATTAGAGAAGCTCCGACTAATATAATATGTGATAATGCTGAAAACTTCTGTTCTGTTGGAGGTGCTCTAGTAAGTTCTAACATTATTGGTATCCCAGATCCTAATGATATAGCGTGTTTAGCATCTGCGCCAAATCCAACTTGGAATATAATTCAAATTGGAGAAGGGGGACTAATTGAAATAGAGATTGCTCAAACCGATGCAGCAGGAAATGGATTAGATGTTGATTTTGTTTTATGGGGACCTTTTGAATCTGTTGAAAATGCATGTTCAGAGATTGCATTTGAAGATTGTCCTACCTGTCCTAACAATACAACTAGCCCAGATTTTTATCCATTTGGTAATATAGTTGACTGTAGTTATTCTTTTGTTTCTACTGAGAATTTAACTATAGACAATGCCTTGCCAGATGAAATATATATGTTATTAGTTACTAACTTCTCAGACGATCCTGGTACAATTACAATTACTCAGACAAATTCTGGAACTACAGATGGAGGTACAATTGAAGCTGAAATTTCAGCTGAAATTGTTAGTAACGATGTTTCAATAGATAATACTAATGCACCAGAAGACGTAGACGAAGTATCTGTTTGTGGTTTTGATCAAGTAATTATTGAAACAAATTCACCATTTGCAGATGAATATATTTGGTATAGAGATGGTTTTGTTCTAGCTGGTGAAACAGGACCTACACTTACAGTAACTGAATCCGATAATTACCAAGTACAAGCTTTTGATGACCAATGTAGTGATGATGCATTCTCTCAAATTGTAATTGTTAATATGTATGACGATGCTGGCAATGTAGCTCCTCAATCCATAACTGTTTGCGATGGACCTGTAGCCGACGGAAGTGAAGACTTTGACTTAAATGCTTTAACAACTTCGTTAGGTCTTGGTACTGATTTTGCTGTGTCTTATTATACAAGTACGGCTGATGCTAACCAAGCTATGAATGCAGTTGCGTCGCCATACAATTCTTCAGGTGAAACTTTAATTATTAGAATTGAAGATGCTGATGCTGCCGCAGATGGATTCTTAGGTTGTCGTTCATTATCAGAAGTAACATTAACTGTTAATCCTAGACCTGAAGTTAACCAACCTGAAGATTTTGTTGTATGTGATGATATAGATGGTAGTGTAGATGGCGTTACTAATTTTGACTTAGCTTCTATTGATGATGAAGTTAATACTGATGCTGATGTTGTCATTACTTATCATAATACACAAGAAGATGCAGATAATGGCACAGGAGCACTCACAAGCCCTTATTCTAGTGGTGGAGAAACTGTATACGTAAGAGCGGAAAATACAACTAATGGATGTTACAACACTACTTCATTTAACTTAGAAGTTAATATTGTGCCATTAGCAACTTTTGATCCTCAGTTTGAGTATGAAGTATGTCCTAATGCAACTGTCCCAATTATTATTGGTATTACACCTTCAAACTTTACACAAGCAGATGTTTCAGTAAGTTGGTTCCTTGACGGAGTTCAAATTAGTGGTGCAAATAATTTAACGTTAGATACTGTTTTAGTACAAGGTGATTACTCAGCAGAGATTACTTTTAATGCTACGGGCTGTGTTAATACTATAACAACATTTGTAATGGAATTAGAATCTTGTGTAATTCCGCAAGGTATTTCACCAGGTGTTACTCCAGGTTTCAATGATTCTTTCGATTTAAGTAGTTACGGTGTTACTAAACTCGAAATATTCAATAGAAATGGTACGCTTGTTTATTCAAAAAATAATTACACAGATGAATGGGTAGGGCAAACAAATGATGGGGAGGAGCTTCCTGTGGGAACTTATTTCTATACTATGGAATATGAAGGAGGATCTAAGAAACGTAGTGCTTGGATATATATTAACAGATAATCAACTAACTGAATCAACTTATTATAATGAAAAAACTCTCTATTATAGCTGTTTTGCTTTTAGCATTTCAAATGCATGGACAACAAGACCCTCAGTACACACAGTACATGTATAATATGAATATTGTTAATCCTGCCTATGCAGGCTCAAGAGAAAACCTCTCTTTTGGATTACTTTACAGAAACCAATGGATAAACATTGATGGAGGACCGGAAACTGGTACTTTTTTCGTTCACTCACCTGCTGGTAATAACCTTGGGTTAGGTTTGTCTGTTATATCAGATCGAATTGGTCCTGTTAAAGAAACTAATGTCTATGCAGATGTATCATACACCTTAAGATTGGGTGGTGAACACAGATTAGCATTTGGAGTA
Coding sequences within:
- a CDS encoding fibronectin type III domain-containing protein, with product MKKSTLLLFALFTMLFQINAQVAIGAGNLQGENAPFEAYFGYSYAQTLYLASEINAAGDITEIQWYYSGTSDLANSQDMIIYMAESTRTEFADTNDWEPLTSLTQVYAGGITVTAGVEGWVTITLDTPFTYSGVDNLIVAVEENSAGFDQFGDDFYNSQVTTNRTISYFSDGTNPDPATPPTASNIDDTIPNVILGGISQACPTPSDLAATGITANEAEFSWTENGTSTTWNIEIVAAGATPTGTPTATGVTNPYSATGLTAVTGYDFYVQADCGTEQSAFAGPFSIETLCDVFVPDYLENFTTIIPDCWDEADSGDATSGPGDFGAGSWTADGFLNDGFSGSYKINLFTTGKSDWIISPLFDLTGGPFQVEFDFAITNWNSSTVAGTLGSDDLVQLLITNDGGATWIPLITYDNTSVVPITGLHPVVDLTAYGGQTVQFGILGSEGTVNDPEDIDVFVDNFQVRNVPTCPEPSDIAITNITPDGGELSWTENGTSTIWNVEIVPTGDTPTGTPTATNVSNPYIVTGLDAITGYDFYVQSDCGGDLSSFTGPFNFTTLCAVFIPDYLENFTTIIPDCWDEADNGDATTGPSDFGTGSWVPDEFLNTGTGDGAYKINLFTTGKSDWIISPQFDLTGGPFQVEFDFAITNWNSSTIAGTLGSDDLVQLLMTNDNGATWIPLLTYDNTSVVPISGIHPVVDLTPYAGQIVQFGILGSEGTVNDPEDIDVFVDNFQVRNIPTCPEPSDLTSNNLSLTSTEIGWTEAGAATSWNIEYGPAGFAQGTGTVVTDVTTNPYVITGLMSDTSYEFYVQAICDPSNLSSWTGPSEFYTGYCESVPTSNDGQGVDNVTIGVTDFPSFGDETYENHTTPVVNVFQGINTNVAITFVTGFTYGTNIWIDFNDNLVFDADELVYSGVSTNANPTTLDASFLMPATAPIGEHRMRIGTADSGQATPNPCYNGTWGVTLDFTVNVQVLTCTLAEADYTVNTDCDNDQFFIDVNVTSLGDATSLEISNDFDATTVQATATGTYQAGPFPFGNTVKVFVTNEQDNNCVISSPFYEVLACPPSNDECDAAIVAVVNDGETCDLVTPGTILAATVSSQDPGSCTGTINDDVWFEFTALSEVQILSIINIAGGTTNIDHAVYEGTCGALTELYCSNNTSSVTPALIIGNTYYIRIFSGGAQSETSTFDLCIREAPTNIICDNAENFCSVGGALVSSNIIGIPDPNDIACLASAPNPTWNIIQIGEGGLIEIEIAQTDAAGNGLDVDFVLWGPFESVENACSEIAFEDCPTCPNNTTSPDFYPFGNIVDCSYSFVSTENLTIDNALPDEIYMLLVTNFSDDPGTITITQTNSGTTDGGTIEAEISAEIVSNDVSIDNTNAPEDVDEVSVCGFDQVIIETNSPFADEYIWYRDGFVLAGETGPTLTVTESDNYQVQAFDDQCSDDAFSQIVIVNMYDDAGNVAPQSITVCDGPVADGSEDFDLNALTTSLGLGTDFAVSYYTSTADANQAMNAVASPYNSSGETLIIRIEDADAAADGFLGCRSLSEVTLTVNPRPEVNQPEDFVVCDDIDGSVDGVTNFDLASIDDEVNTDADVVITYHNTQEDADNGTGALTSPYSSGGETVYVRAENTTNGCYNTTSFNLEVNIVPLATFDPQFEYEVCPNATVPIIIGITPSNFTQADVSVSWFLDGVQISGANNLTLDTVLVQGDYSAEITFNATGCVNTITTFVMELESCVIPQGISPGVTPGFNDSFDLSSYGVTKLEIFNRNGTLVYSKNNYTDEWVGQTNDGEELPVGTYFYTMEYEGGSKKRSAWIYINR